Proteins found in one Quercus robur chromosome 2, dhQueRobu3.1, whole genome shotgun sequence genomic segment:
- the LOC126714263 gene encoding uncharacterized protein LOC126714263: MALALMEPTNSTAPQNFKPLVGKNYEFKLNQSIQDLLAEIHKETPNFSPFIHIFHELMQAKLDPPLESIWVYAGLTFRSRNLQKDDILDRVIVSKDLFQLVSACSGSCSSSKSIALLAPVVFEVFKVVVELLGKDLASKRERKAMREAKSLVGVILGYANVCCCKDSSEESIGSNLITPFVDLVRVWMDSDDGIDSFLPLVSGEIRERFSVGGCVDVVYLAGVVLAELFLLELCLKFTAGIAREELEKELKIWTVGSISGFQSFYFFETLIRMLQEEILPVTSLLRSEDEVLLRKVLYDAVILVEYSFLNTERVINVPTEHMKCLAMARLIITHEAVEFFREGGNQMRAISYNNAFSSSRLPSQIIKWVTSQIGLEEKANRSYGSSPKALIKWLLNLENQGIKVFDDSISRRRTKIVLDISKADFEQPASKLEDIRVDDDILFCIDNKGEDKDTDEEKMITSMSSTFVSAAHTMKSTENEGRKRKEGLSAEKKKIKFVKYDLGQNSDSTRTRSAVVSDDGVSSESEVDNPISDDDTDTKE; the protein is encoded by the exons ATGGCTCTAGCTCTAATGGAACCCACAAATTCCACAGCCCCACAAAACTTTAAACCCCTTGTAGGCAAAAACTACGAGTTCAAGCTAAACCAATCAATCCAAGACCTTTTAGCTGAAATCCACAAAGAAACCCCCAATTTCTCTCCTTTCATTCACATATTCCACGAATTAATGCAAGCTAAGCTTGACCCACCTCTCGAATCCATCTGGGTCTACGCCGGATTAACCTTTCGTAGCCGAAATTTACAGAAAGATGACATTTTGGATCGGGTTATTGTCTCGAAGGACTTGTTTCAATTGGTATCGGCGTGTTCGGGCTCATGTAGTTCTTCGAAGAGCATAGCATTGCTCGCTCCGGTGGTATTCGAGGTGTTCAAAGTGGTTGTGGAGTTGCTTGGGAAGGACTTGGcttcaaagagagagaggaaagcaATGAGGGAGGCTAAGTCTTTGGTGGGAGTGATTCTTGGGTATGCAAATGTGTGTTGTTGTAAGGATTCTAGTGAGGAATCCATTGGTTCGAATTTGATTACGCCTTTCGTGGATTTAGTTCGTGTTTGGATGGATTCTGATGATGGAATAGACTCTTTCTTGCCGCTTGTAAGTGGCGAAATTCGTGAAAGGTTTAGTGTAGGAGGTTGTGTTGATGTTGTTTACCTGGCGGGAGTTGTTCTTGCAGAGCTGTTTCTGTTGGAGCTTTGCTTGAAATTCACAGCTGGGATTGCGAGGGAGGAGTTGGAGAAGGAGTTGAAGATTTGGACTGTTGGTTCAATTTCTGGCTTTCAGAGCTTTTACTTTTTTG AGACCCTCATCCGGATGCTGCAGGAGGAGATTTTGCCTGTGACTTCCCTCTTG AGATCTGAAGATGAAGTTTTGTTAAGAAAAGTCCTCTATGATGCTGTTATATTGGTTGAGTATTCTTTTCTTAATACTGAGAGAGTGATTAATGTACCTACTGAGCACATGAAATGTCTTGCCATGGCAAGACTGATCATTACACATGAGGCCGTAGAATTTTTCAG GGAAGGTGGGAATCAAATGAGAGCTATCTCTTACAACAATGCCTTCTCCAGTTCTCGTCTACCTTCCcaaattattaaatgggtcactAGCCAGATTGGTTTGGAGGAAAAAGCAAATAGATCATATGGATCCTCACCTAAAGCTCTTATCA AGTGGCTGCTAAACCTTGAAAATCAGGGAATAAAAGTATTTGATGACAGCATTTCAAGACGTCGTACCAAAATAGTACTAGATATTTCCAAAGCAGACTTTGAGCAACCAGCATCTAAGTTGGAGGACATAAGAGTGGATGATGATATTCTCTTTTGTATTGATAATAAGGGTGAAGACAAAGATACAGATGAGGAGAAGATGATCACATCCATGAGTTCTACATTTGTCTCTGCAGCCCACACAATGAAGTCAACagaaaatgaaggaagaaaacGGAAAGAAGGGTTAAGTGCtgaaaagaagaagatcaaATTTGTCAAGTATGATCTGGGTCAAAATTCTGATTCAACCAGAACAAGGTCCGCAGTTGTCAGTGATGATGGTGTCAGTAGTGAGAGTGAAGTTGACAATCCAATCTCCGACGATGATACAGATACGAAGGAGTAG
- the LOC126714261 gene encoding pentatricopeptide repeat-containing protein At3g24000, mitochondrial-like, translating to MLLRIKSCFRIRTEALGLKLMECELLSLRMRSPPLGFRFQFPNKLHTTSSRSLIVPIRSKSSSCAALSVVESNPTNDLDLSDTRNSPTQVHEGFKRTPRKEMSRNWPNSVSMNEKIDENVRSRPVNLDRKERLRRYSGMLRDCASKRRLNEGRAIHGQVIKSGIDPDSHLWVSLVNAYAKCGSSVCARRVLDQMPERDVVSWTALIQGFVAEGCGSDGVSLFCEMKREGVRPNEFTLATGLKACALCMNLSFGKQVHAEAIKVGCFLDLFVGSVLVDLYAKCGEMELADRVFCCMPEQNDVSWTALLNGYAQVGGGKEVLRLFGRMRESEMKFSKFTLSTVLKGCATSGNLREGQAVHSVAIKIGCEIDEFLGCSLVDMYSKCGLAYDALKVFKTIKDPDVVAWSAIITCLDQQGHSQEAAQLFHMMRYAGVPPNEFSFSSLVSVAAVLGDLQYGESIHACICKYGFENDMLVNNALITMYMKNGFPQAGTRVFEAMGDHDLVSWNALLSGCHGYEICNLGPRIFYQMLLEGFIPNMYSYISVLRSCSSLLDLRFGKQVHAHVIKNSLDGNDFVGTALIDMYAKSRCLEDADVVFNRLIKRDLFTWTVIITCYAQTDQAERAVKCFSLMLQEGVKPNEFTLASCLSGCSHLTALETGQQLHSMAIKGGHSDIFVSSALVDMYAKSGCLEDAEAIFEGLVLRDAVSWNTMICGYSQNGQGLKALETFWTMSDEGTMPDEVTFLGVLSACSHMGLVEEGKKQFNALSEIFGITPTIEHYACMVDILGRAGKFDEVKCFIENRKLEPHALIWETVLGACKMHGNLEFGEKAAEKLFELQPEIDSNYILLSNIFAAKGRWDDVRKVRTLMSSQGVKKEPGCSWVEINGQVHTFVSQDGSHPKIREIYIKLEELSQKLSSVGYIPKTEHVLHNVTDKEREEYLNHHSERLALAFALISTNPVKTIRIFKNLRICEDCHDVMKFLSDITNREIVVRDIKRFHHFKNGTCSCQDYW from the coding sequence ATGCTTTTGAGAATCAAAAGCTGTTTTAGAATCAGAACCGAAGCTTTGGGATTAAAATTAATGGAGTGCGAATTGCTTTCTCTGAGAATGCGTAGCCCGCCGCTTGGTTTTCGATTTCAGTTCCCCAATAAGCTTCATACTACCAGTTCTAGATCACTGATAGTTCCTATTCGATCAAAATCTTCGTCTTGTGCTGCTCTCAGTGTTGTAGAGTCGAACCCCACCAATGATTTGGATCTATCTGATACTCGAAACTCGCCAACTCAGGTTCATGAAGGGTTTAAGAGAACACCCAGAAAGGAAATGAGTCGTAATTGGCCTAATTCAGTGTCTATGAATGAGAAGATTGATGAAAATGTGAGAAGTAGGCCTGTGAATTTGGATAGGAAGGAGAGGTTAAGGCGTTATTCTGGGATGCTGCGTGATTGTGCTTCAAAAAGGCGTTTGAATGAGGGGAGGGCCATTCATGGGCAAGTGATTAAGAGCGGGATTGACCCGGATTCTCATTTGTGGGTTTCATTGGTTAATGCTTATGCTAAATGTGGGAGTTCTGTGTGTGCGCGTCGTGTGCTTGATCAAATGCCTGAAAGGGATGTTGTGTCTTGGACTGCATTGATACAAGGGTTTGTTGCTGAAGGATGCGGTAGTGATGGTGTTAGTTTGTTTTGTGAGATGAAGAGGGAAGGTGTGAGACCGAATGAGTTCACGTTGGCAACTGGGTTGAAAGCTTGTGCTCTGTGCATGAAtttgagttttgggaagcaggTGCATGCAGAAGCAATCAAAGTTGGGTGctttttggatttgtttgttgGGTCTGTTCTTGTTGACCTTTATGCAAAATGTGGTGAGATGGAGCTTGCGGATAGAGTTTTCTGTTGCATGCCTGAGCAGAATGATGTCTCATGGACTGCCTTGCTTAATGGTTACGCTCAGGTGGGTGGTGGAAAAGAAGTATTGAGACTGTTTGGTAGAATGAGAGAATCAGAGATGAAGTTCAGCAAGTTCACCTTGTCTACTGTCCTCAAGGGTTGTGCCACCTCAGGGAATTTGAGAGAAGGCCAGGCCGTGCATTCTGTGGCAATCAAAATTGGGTGTGAAATAGATGAGTTTTTGGGTTGTAGTCTTGTGGATATGTACTCTAAGTGCGGGCTGGCATATGATGCACTAAAAGTGTTTAAGACAATCAAAGATCCTGATGTAGTAGCCTGGAGTGCAATCATCACCTGCCTTGATCAGCAAGGTCATAGCCAAGAAGCTGCTCAGCTATTTCACATGATGAGATATGCAGGTGTCCCACCAAATGAATTTAGCTTTTCAAGTCTTGTTAGTGTTGCCGCTGTTTTGGGAGACCTGCAGTATGGTGAAAGCATCCATGCTTGTATATGCAAGTATGGATTTGAAAATGATATGTTAGTCAACAATGCCTTAATCACTATGTACATGAAAAATGGATTTCCACAGGCTGGTACCCGAGTGTTTGAGGCAATGGGAGATCACGACTTGGTTTCGTGGAATGCCCTTTTGTCTGGATGCCATGGCTATGAAATCTGCAATCTAGGGCCAAGAATCTTCTATCAGATGCTTCTGGAAGGTTTCATACCTAATATGTACTCGTATATCAGTGTTTTAAGGTCTTGTTCTAGCCTCTTGGATCTACGCTTTGGAAAGCAAGTACATGCCCATGTTATAAAAAACTCCCTTGATGGTAATGATTTTGTTGGGACAGCTCTTATTGACATGTATGCCAAGAGCAGGTGCTTGGAAGATGCTGATGTAGTTTTCAATAGGTTGATTAAACGTGATCTCTTTACTTGGACAGTCATCATTACTTGCTATGCACAAACTGATCAAGCAGAGAGGGCTGTTAAGTGCTTCAGTTTGATGCTACAAGAAGGTGTAAAGCCCAATGAGTTTACTCTTGCCAGCTGTTTAAGTGGTTGCTCCCATCTAACTGCTCTGGAAACTGGGCAGCAGCTTCATTCTATGGCAATTAAGGGTGGGCATAGTGATATATTTGTTTCAAGTGCACTTGTTGATATGTATGCAAAGTCGGGATGCTTAGAAGATGCTGAGGCTATTTTTGAGGGCTTGGTTCTACGGGATGCTGTCTCATGGAACACAATGATATGCGGATACTCGCAAAATGGGCAAGGACTGAAAGCTCTTGAAACTTTTTGGACAATGTCAGATGAAGGCACCATGCCAGATGAGGTTACCTTCCTAGGTGTTCTTTCTGCATGTAGCCACATGGGTTTAGTTGAAGAAGGGAAAAAACAGTTTAATGCACTGagtgaaatttttgggattaCGCCTACAATTGAGCATTATGCTTGTATGGTTGATATTCTTGGTCGGGCTGGAAAGTTTGATGAGGTCAAATGCTTTATCGAGAATAGGAAGCTAGAGCCACATGCGTTGATTTGGGAGACTGTTCTTGGAGCTTGTAAAATGCATggaaatttggaatttggagAAAAAGCTGCAGAGAAACTTTTTGAGCTTCAACCTGAGATAGACTCAAATTATATATTGCTGTCTAATATTTTTGCAGCCAAAGGTAGGTGGGATGATGTCAGAAAGGTCAGGACATTGATGTCCAGTCAGGGTGTTAAGAAGGAACCTGGATGTAGCTGGGTAGAGATCAATGGTCAAGTCCACACATTTGTGTCTCAAGATGGTTCACATCCCAAAATCagggaaatatatataaagttagaGGAGCTCAGCCAAAAACTCTCTTCAGTAGGTTATATTCCAAAAACGGAACATGTGCTTCATAATGTCACtgacaaagagagagaggaatatcTTAATCATCATAGTGAAAGATTGGCTCTTGCTTTTGCCCTTATAAGCACCAACCCTGTCAAAACaattagaattttcaaaaacctACGCATCTGTGAAGACTGCCATGATGTTATGAAGTTCCTCTCAGACATCACAAATCGGGAAATAGTTGTTCGTGACATTAAACGCTTCCACCATTTTAAGAATGGCACTTGCTCCTGTCAGGATTATTGGTGA